A section of the Cololabis saira isolate AMF1-May2022 chromosome 6, fColSai1.1, whole genome shotgun sequence genome encodes:
- the LOC133446370 gene encoding trace amine-associated receptor 13c-like, whose amino-acid sequence MEVQNRDELCFPQLLNSSCKKPTFQWTETALQKILMSFISPITVALNLLVIISISHFRKLHTPTNIILLSLAVTDFLVGLVLMPAEMLRGTSCWFLGDNICVLYYYLICSALAASNGNIILISVDRYLAICHPLHYSIRITLARAKSLVCLCWLYYAVYCIFFMRYDLIQPGRSNSCIGECEFAIDHSTRTVDLILNFILPVTVILVLYMRVFVAALSQARVVHLRTTVFTLQNSINVKPRRSEFKAARTLGILVLVYLICYTPYYVYSFVVVYVTSSSYASFVFVLFFLNSCINPLIYAFFYAWFRKSVKLIVTLQILQPGSSEASVL is encoded by the exons ATGGAGGTCCAGAATAGAGATGAGCTCTGTTTTCCACAACTGCTCAACAGTTCCTGCAAGAAGCCGACATTTCAGTGgactgaaactgctcttcagaaaaTCCTGATGTCCTTCATCTCTCCCATCACTGTAGCTCTCAACCTGCTCGTCATCATCTCAATCTCCCACTTCAG gaagctccacACTCCCACTaacatcatcctcctctctctggCGGTCACAGATTTTCTCGTGGGTCTCGTATTGATGCCTGCAGAAATGCTCAGGGGCACATCCTGCTGGTTTCTAGGGGATAACATTTGTGTTCTGTATTATTATCTGATCTGCTCCGCTTTAGCTGCTTCAAATGGAAACATTATTCTCATATCAGTTGACCGTTATCTGGCTATTTGTCATCCCCTGCATTACTCCATCAGAATCACCTTGGCAAGAGCAAAAAGTTTGGTTTGTCTCTGTTGGCTCTACTATGCTGTCTACTGCATTTTCTTCATGAGATATGACCTGATTCAGCCAGGCAGGAGTAATTCATGCATTGGAGAATGTGAATTTGCTATTGACCATTCAACACGAACTGTGGATCTCATTTTAAACTTCATATTGCCAGTCACAGTTATTTTGGTTTTATACATGAGAGTGTTTGTGGCGGCTTTATCTCAGGCTCGTGTTGTTCACTTACGCACTACTGTTTTCACCTTGCAGAATTCAATCAACGTAAAGCCAAGAAGATCTGAGTTTAAAGCAGCCAGGACTCTTGGTATTCTTGTACTTGTATATCTAATATGCTACACCCCATATTATGTTTACTCTTTTGTTGTGGTTTACGTGACCAGTTCATCATATGCATCCTTTGTctttgtgctgttttttttaaactcctgTATAAACCCTTTAATCTATGCCTTTTTTTACGCCTGGTTCAGAAAATCTGTTAAACTCATTGTCACTCTGCAGATACTGCAACCGGGCTCCTCTGAGGccagcgtgttgtag